The segment AGACCAATCCccttctgctaaagcagattccctgcAATAAGATTCAGAAATAGGCATCCAGttaggtcttgaatatctccagtgaaggagactccacaacctctctgggcagcctgtttcgGTGCTCCGTCACCCCtactgtaaagaaatttttccgTGTGTTTGTGTGGAACTTTCTTTGTTCAAGctttaggccattgctccttgtcctatcactacacaccaccaagaagagcctggcctcatctaTTTGCCTCCTacttccctttagatatttataaacgtTAATCAGATTCCccccccctcagtcttcttttccccgGGCTGAACAGGCATatgttactcagcctttcttcacaaggtagatgctccaggccctttatcatcttcttGGCCCCGTGCTGGACttcttctaggagatccctgcctGTTTTGTAATGGCAAGCCTAGAAatggacacggggacacagTAGTCTAGATGTGGGCTCACTAGTGCTGAGTAGATTGGGGGGTGTtgaatcacctccctcactctgcttgcactctctttttaatgcactccaggatgccattggccttcttggccacaagagcacactgctggctcatggccaacatATTGTCCACCACAACACCCAGGTTCTTCTCCATAGAGCTCAATACTGAATGCTATTGTGATGTCCTGAATACTACTCAAATTATTCAAAAACAGTGATCAAAACAATGTGGTCATAGTTGTTTGGTTTCCTTTGTTAAATATCCTGCTTGTATGTTTGCTCCTCCAGTCCTCAAGTCCTGTTTGTTGATTTTGGATGTATATTGTATGTCAGAGCTATGGGCCTTTCCacctttaaaacattttctttgactAAAATAGACATTTTCTAGAATGCAAAcctgcagaataaaaatggGCCCCAAGACAAGCCCACAAAACCTGTTTGTTGTGTGcggtgtgttttgtttgtttgttttaatgaacGGAACATATTAATGTGTGAAAGAGTCAATTCTAAAAAAGACCCCACACTTCACTGGAACAGGGATCATTTAAAAGGTACTTTAAGTACTCAAATTACCCATATATTAGCTGATGAAATGGTTGGGAATTGCTTCTCTAAattatctgtgcttgagatgtTTTGTTAGAACTGCCAATTTCAGAACATAAAAGAGTGTGTGTGACTCTTGCATGCCTGATGACTTCCGTTCCAAGTAATGTGTTCTGTCAGGGTGTGGTAATTTCTCCATCACTATTCATAGCTCTAGAACTAGATTCAACAGTATTGtaaggtttaaaaaaagattctgtGGGTCAATGAAAATGTCAGTCAAAAATACCTTGGAGTTAGTGGCTGAGCAAGTAGAACTCTGTGAGgcagcatgaaaagaaaaataatactacAGCATGTCATCTGCTGGCATTAGCTGCTGGACTAGCAAGAATCAGAGTAGAAAGGAGTGAGGCTGTGTAGTAAATAGCTGGGATTTGAGCCAGTGTTCAACCAAGCAGCAAATCTCTTGCACCTTTGAATGAACAGAGCtatatttaaaagcaagagTAACAGTCTACTAACAGACTGCACTGGAACTTCTCTTTTGTGGATGTGCAGGTGTAGTACTAGACACTGACGTGACCAAGAATGAGGTTATCAGCCAAACTGATTATCTAAATGGCACAGATATACAGGTTTTGTTATGCCAAGAGGGATTGAAAAGAAGGATTTCTCCTCAGAATCATTAAAACttatctgtttctgaaagaatgtaTAGCAAATGTCATAGGAATGGATTAAAAGAATACAGACACGTGACACATGTTTACATTGTTGCATATGTTCTTCATAAATTCTTGTCTGatgtaatgaaaacaaaaccagaagtgaCACAAGGTCTGGCAAGCATGTAAATGCTTTTCTCTAGACtggaaaaacatttatcttGTGCAATTGTGCAGAAAACTAAGCAGCAATGATACTGGAGGCAAGCCTGTACTGTAGATGAATGTTTGaagtgaaaatgtaaataagagaaatcttttttatgtggaaaaaaaaaaagtaacagcaaGAGAGAGGGTGAGGAGAGGGCTGAGAGTTCAGGGCTAGATGTTGTAGTGTGTTTAGGCTGTGACACAGGGAGGATCAGAATGAAAACCTGCAGGTACCAACTGAAGAAATATGCTGTCTTGGAAAATATCAAAGAACCTCAATACCGAAgaggaaataagaaagaaacctcttctctttttgaCTGGAGAACTTAAAAAGTTACTGGtcaggctttttgttttttgttttttgttttttttttttttttaaacttctggcTCAGCTTTCGGCTGTTAGGTGGCTCTGCTCTGCGAACTGGTGAGTCAGGAGTGACACTTGTTCAGTAGCACTCATCTGAAGGGAAAGCTTGCTGGAAGCTTGGCTAGGTGTGGGTTTGTCAGGGCTTGCTGCTTAGTATGGTAACCAGCTCCTGTGAGAACAGAGGCCCTTCTttaacagctgaaaatgaacCGAATTTATTTCTTAGATTATAGAAATACCAtccaaaatgaacagaaaattcaCTCCACTGTGCACGGTCCGTGACAGACTTCTCCCGCTGAGGGCGGAGCGCTGCGTGGCAGCTGCAGGTGCATCTCTTACCGCCATCTGCTGGGGGACACGTGGAATGACAGCCTCTGTCGGGGCTGCCTCGGAGGTTCTCAGGATGGACGGTACAGAGGTGTTAGTGAATCGGGTGCGTTGACAAGtattctcttctctcttcagcCCATTTGTCAGGCAGCTTATAATAACGATTTCAGTGAAGTTCAGCTCCTCCTGGATAAAAACAGCAACTACCTGAATATCCAGGACAACTTTGGAGGAGATACCCCCTTAATCTGTGCATGCAAGCAGGGAAACAACAAAATAGCTAGCTATCTTCTAAAAAAGAATGCTGATGTCAACCTCAGAAACAAGGTAAGTGGTCACAGACTCACCCTTTGCACTGACTGCTCTTTTGAGTACGTCTGGGAACACTGGCAGTACTGCTAAACCTTAGCTTTGTTTGCAGCTCAGGCATGTCTTATCCCGACATTGTAATCCAGTAAactcttttgtttctatttatttcctcatttattttcctgacttGACAATGCACACAAGATGTAATAAACATTGCTAACCTCAGTTTCTCTCTATGTTTGTGTTTCTGATTAAGTCAATACTGCATTTCACCACCAGTGGATTCTGCCTGCAGCACTCTGAGTTCATCCTGCCCTCTAGCTTATatctgctccttctgcagcctttcttttccatctgtctTTATATTCCCACACGTAGTTAAAAGAAAGGTCTAGAGGACAGCCTGTCCATTCCTCCTGTAAGTATGCCTGAGGAAACTCGAACTACAAAAAATGTGTGTAATATGTAGCTCTTagaacaggtccagaggagggccacttagatgatcagagggctggagcatctctcctatgaagaaaggttgagggaactgggcttgtttagcctggagaagagaaggctctggggagacctcattgtggccttccaatacttgaagggagtgtataaaaaggaggggggaagattgttcatgagggtggatagggataggacaaaggggaatggttttaagctgaaaCGGGGGcgatttagattagatgttaggaggaagttaTTCCATACAGAGAGTGGTGgcgcactggaacaggttgcccagtgaggttgtggatgccccgtccctcgaggcattcaaggccaggctggacgtggctctgggcagcctggtctagtgattACAAAGAAAAGGAGTCTGAAAGATGCATGTTCTGGGTTCACAATTAATTTGTTCTTGTGGGAGCTGGAACGATGTTAAGGGTGATGAAGagctaggaaaaaataatctaacCTTGTCAATTCTGTTATATCATCTCAAACTCCGAGTCAATGTTTAGCAAGTTCCTACATGCACATGTGCTATTTTACACCTCTGGTGTCTGGCACGTTTTTCTCACAGCAAATGTGTGTGAGGTCAGTGAAATGTTCAATTCTATCTACTCTGTTTGATCCAGAAGACTCTAACACTTCAAAGTCCCTTTGAAAAGGTTCAGTACTTTGCAGTAAGGTGGTTCTTATTGCATTGGCAGCCATTACTTATCTTTGCCCggttttcttaaattattttctgctacaTATTCACAGATGGAAATAAGTCTGGTGCTCAGAAGTGAGAATAGAAAGCAGAGGGTTACACAGAAAGGCTTCTGAGCTCATTTTAGGCCATGACTTAACATCATAACCTAATTTGTCAGACTTCAGTTTAACAAGTTGTAGGATGTTTGACGTGCGTCGTCTTTAACATCCAAGTTAACAGctctgctctttattttctttggtagGTGCAATATTCAAAGACTGTTAGACTCTTCTCACAGGGAGTCTGCTGCGGGTGTTGCTAATTTCCTGTTTCACATAAGTGACATAAGCTCTTCTATGTCTCTGCTTCAGTAACCAAAACCTCTGTaagtgaggagctgcagggattCTTCCTGCTGATTTAACTTGCTGGGTCAGGGTAGAGACTTCCACTTTGCCTTCTTTCTCTCAACAGCCAAGTTTGCAGCCATATTCATGAAATCCCTTGGATCTCCCACCCTTCTTACATGTGGAGCCCAGTCTCCATGAGTCTGTATGAATCAAATGTGCATCCACTTGAAGGAAGCAAACTGCATGTGCCTGTTTCTGCttaaaaaccagaaaactgCTTCTAGTAgataactgtaaaaaaaaaaaaagtttgtgaaaTATAGAAAGGATCTAGTATTGTCAATATTGTACAAATATAATTAGAGTAGTGATTTTGGTGCTAATCAGAGTTATTTTATGTTTAGAAACACCGCACTTGTCTACATTATGCTGTGAGAAAACGATTTACCTTCCTTGATTATGTGCTCATCATAATCCTCATGCCAGTTTTGCTTATTGGATATCTTCTCATGGTGAGTCTAGATGAAAGCAGGAAAGCCCCTACGTGTTTACTTTTCCCCTTATCACCTTTCTTATGGTGATATTTCAGGCCATGAAACTGTGCAGAACATGGGCTGCTCTTTTTGAAGCAAACACTGATGGAGAGCAACAGAAGAAGCAAGGTTTTTGCTAAGAATGTATCTGGTGAAGGGGCATAATTTTGTCACTGCATCAGTCTGGTATTTGCAAAAGCCAGACACTTCTTTTTTAGGAAAAACAGTATCTAACCAACCTCTATTTAATAGTGTATGCCAATGAAGTGTCTCACTGTATAACCATTTCCTTCCACCAAACAGAtctcaaagacaaaacagaatgaaaacctGGTCAAGATGTTGCTTAGGGCTGGAGCTGATGTTAATGCTACAGACTTTGTAAGTAGATTTATACAAATGTAGATGTGGCTTGTATGCATGCAATATTAGTAAAAGCAGACTTCAGTCTTCTAGCTATACAATACTGCTTTCAGAGTAGGATCAGAGACTGAACTGATGTAACAGGAAGATTCGGTGTTTCTCCTTGACACTTAAGCAATAGTTTTGTAATGCACTCAGAAACAATTCTCCGCTGAGAGCTCAGCGTAGCTTTTCGGTCAGACTTATTTCTCTTAGCTTCAACAGTTGGTTCCAAACACTGCATCTAAAACCTAGTATGACATTGTTAGATGTGTGCTTTTATTTAGACCATAGTAAGTGAGTATCAACTTCTTGACTGCTGTGATGTGTAGTCCTGAAGGGAATGTTTTCCAGGTCAACTGGATTGAAATACTGATGTATTAAATAGTAATCCTATAAATATTCTGTTGATGTAAGGTTCTGAGTTTTATCACCATTTCTGAGTTCTTAGACTAGGGTTGACCTGTGGGCAAAGGTCATGCCTTAGCACTTGACCCTGTGTCTTTTCTTGGTCTTTAGAGAGTACTGATCTGCCATGTGCAGGGTCTGTGTTGACTAGTCTGCTTGGGTGTGGCAAAGAGCTCTTCTCCTCTagtgcagaaaaggaaaaaccacAATTTTAAGAGCAACCAAATtctaaaatactgaagtttgAACGAAGAATATTAAGTAATAGTAGTTGTGCTAACGATCATGGAATCCTCTGAAGTAAGTAAAGGACTATTGGCTTTCTGCTAAAGGTATCAGACTTGTTTTAGCAGCTGCATCCtagaagatatatttttttttcttgttgctacTATGAGAATGTGTTTTATTGTGTTGTGCATTGGAACATgagattatatattttatgcatCCAGTTGTTAGGAGGGAAATGATAAGGTATAAGGGGAAACTGCTAGCACTATTTACCTAATTTCTATTAAAGAAGGAATAAACCTAAAATCCATCTGCTACTGTTTCCCTTCAGTCTGGTAGCACAGCCCTTCACTATGCTTGTGAAATGAGAAACCAGGCGGTCATCCCCCTACTGCTTGAAGCTCATGCAGATGTTTCTGTGAAGAATCAGGTAAGAAGATGAATCTAATAACAGGATATCCTTATCAGGAGGGTGAATCAATATGTTGTAGACCTTGGTTGGTGTGtagcaatatttaaaaaaaaaaaaaaaataccaaagtGTGCCCAGCTTCCTGGCAGCAGACTTGTTTGCTGTGGGGTTTAAAGCAATATTTGACTCATTACCTTCATGGACAAGAGCTACTTTAGGTTCAGGTTCTTCACAGCTGTATTTCTACCATCGGCAGCAGTCTACACATTCACTGGTTTGGCAGATCTGCTTaactcagagctgtgctgcaattATTCCTGGGatgcaggctgcagggaagtGTTTAGAGCCCTCCGAGGAGCTCTGTGTGGTACTAGACACCATTCTTCTGAAAAGGGCTAAGtcaagctgctgctgtcctttAAGGAGCTCAGATACTGTCACAAGTAATATTGACCCAGGATTACCTGTATTGTTCAGTTGAGATGAATGAAGTTTTGTCTGTGTTGCTCTTGAAGTTAGCTCTTAACTCTGCAGTGTCTTTGGACATTAGCCCCAGGGAATAGTGGATTGGCTGTCACTACTGGAGCAGAGGCAAGGACGCTGCCCTTGACTTCAGTAAAAATTCTGTTAGACCGAGCACATCCTGAAACCTTTTCTTTAGATCAAGGAAGTGACAGTGAAATTCATGCAGAACACCAAGGATGACAAGTTCAGGAAAACTCTTTGTACTTGACTTATATTTATCATCTTCTGATGcatttcatctgtttctttcagaatggGGAGACTCCTTTAGATATCGCAAGAAGACTACAGTTCAGCAACATTGAAAGCATGCTACAGAAAACTTCCTAACATTTGACGAGATTTGATCAGGGACTGCTGAAAGTGCGGAAAAATCACTCCATCAGGCAATCCATCCAATATAGCAGCAGGAGTCCTGCAGAGGGCTGCGGACTGGTATTTGATAGATACTTGGTCCAAACTGATGTAGACTTTGACTATTTTGTATGAGACTTGTGAGTACGCTCAAGGCTGTGTGGACTGCAAGGAGTTCATTTGCTTTTACTAAGCTGTGAATGAGTACAGTTGTGTTCAAAATATTGCTCTTCCCATCTGCTCCACAAGTTTTACTGCTTGACTTGCACAAAAAAGTCTTCTGGAAACCTAAGCACCACGCATGATGATAAGCAGccaatgaagaaacaaaatacccTTTACAGTCTGCATTACATCTTCCATAGGGCATACAATTGACAATTGTAAGAGTATGCCACAGCAACTTATACAAGGTCAGGCACCTTTTGTTTTAGTATTTGCTTTCCTGCCATGAGAATGGCTGTTCAAATAGATTGCTCTGCTTAGCATTTCTTCCCAGTTTGCTACAAATTTCACACACCTTAGTTCTCAAGATGTTGCTATGAGAGAAGGATTATCttacatttttacataaaagaaacagcaagaaaagattGAATTATTGGAGTCCAGAAACAAAGCCAGTTCCCAAGTTGCTTTAATGCATTAATAAATAACAGTGAAAATCTGCTTGGAGCAAGTCTTTTTACTACCTTTCTAATATAaaaaatttactaaaaaaaaaaaatcaataagtGAAATGCTGTTGATGGGAACCAGATATATTATTCTCAGGGAACTGGACAGGACAGTCTGCTTTTAAGGCGCACG is part of the Numida meleagris isolate 19003 breed g44 Domestic line chromosome 5, NumMel1.0, whole genome shotgun sequence genome and harbors:
- the ANKRD22 gene encoding ankyrin repeat domain-containing protein 22 isoform X1, translating into MICRLGGGGQGEYVPCRELLETRSKRDSPFPWCASTLRVFSETSSNSMNQEAVPKPICQAAYNNDFSEVQLLLDKNSNYLNIQDNFGGDTPLICACKQGNNKIASYLLKKNADVNLRNKKHRTCLHYAVRKRFTFLDYVLIIILMPVLLIGYLLMISKTKQNENLVKMLLRAGADVNATDFSGSTALHYACEMRNQAVIPLLLEAHADVSVKNQNGETPLDIARRLQFSNIESMLQKTS
- the ANKRD22 gene encoding ankyrin repeat domain-containing protein 22 isoform X3, producing MICRLGGGGQGEYVPCRELLETRSKRDSPFPWCASTLRVFSETSSNSMNQEAVPKPICQAAYNNDFSEVQLLLDKNSNYLNIQDNFGGDTPLICACKQGNNKIASYLLKKNADVNLRNKKHRTCLHYAVRKRFTFLDYVLIIILMPVLLIGYLLMISKTKQNENLVKMLLRAGADVNATDFRVLICHVQGLC
- the ANKRD22 gene encoding ankyrin repeat domain-containing protein 22 isoform X2, translating into MICRLGGGGQGEYVPCRELLETRSKRDSPFPWCASTLRVFSETSSNSMNQEAVPKPICQAAYNNDFSEVQLLLDKNSNYLNIQDNFGGDTPLICACKQGNNKIASYLLKKNADVNLRNKISKTKQNENLVKMLLRAGADVNATDFSGSTALHYACEMRNQAVIPLLLEAHADVSVKNQNGETPLDIARRLQFSNIESMLQKTS
- the ANKRD22 gene encoding ankyrin repeat domain-containing protein 22 isoform X4: MGILYSEPICQAAYNNDFSEVQLLLDKNSNYLNIQDNFGGDTPLICACKQGNNKIASYLLKKNADVNLRNKKHRTCLHYAVRKRFTFLDYVLIIILMPVLLIGYLLMISKTKQNENLVKMLLRAGADVNATDFSGSTALHYACEMRNQAVIPLLLEAHADVSVKNQNGETPLDIARRLQFSNIESMLQKTS